A single genomic interval of Chitinophaga sp. 180180018-3 harbors:
- a CDS encoding nucleotidyltransferase, whose protein sequence is MILEKDFEDFIKLLNKHEVKYMVVGGYALALHGKPRHTGDLDIWIKVSEENAERLLIVIREFGLSSLGLQKGDFLEAGYITQIGYPPLRIDILNSIDGVTFDEAAIHMQSLQAEDDLVICYIGLSDFLKNKKASGRKQDLADIKEIKKLHSTKSAKNKK, encoded by the coding sequence ATGATATTAGAGAAGGATTTTGAAGATTTTATAAAATTGTTGAATAAGCATGAAGTGAAATATATGGTGGTGGGGGGGTATGCACTTGCCCTGCATGGTAAGCCACGTCATACTGGAGATCTTGATATCTGGATTAAAGTTTCAGAAGAAAATGCCGAGCGGCTTTTGATAGTTATCAGGGAATTCGGTTTGTCATCATTAGGCTTGCAAAAGGGTGATTTTCTGGAAGCTGGTTATATCACTCAAATAGGTTATCCTCCTCTGCGAATAGATATCTTGAATAGTATTGATGGAGTGACATTTGATGAAGCTGCTATTCATATGCAAAGCCTTCAGGCAGAAGATGATTTAGTGATCTGTTATATAGGGCTATCCGATTTTTTGAAGAATAAGAAAGCGTCTGGCAGAAAACAGGATTTGGCTGACATTAAAGAGATTAAAAAGTTACATTCAACAAAATCTGCGAAAAACAAGAAGTAG
- a CDS encoding ATP-binding protein, producing the protein MEKLIGREDEKKILQEALSSSGAELIAIYGRRRVGKTFLVRQVYQDRILYEFSGVHNASVKEQLENFRNAIAITLNTPILPAIPKNWTEAFLLLTQLVAPRLKKQKTAIFFDEFPWLSSPKSGFLPAFEYFWNSWGSRQAGLVIVICGSAASWMIQRVVNNKGGLHNRITRRIRLLPFNLQETSSYLKSLFVNLDHYQMLQIYMALGGIPHYLKEIRKGESATQVIDRLCFTKDGLLTTEFMNLYNSLFEMAERHVSVVKALATKAAGLTRNEIIQEAGLQSGGTTTRLLEELVQSGFVGTYLPFGKNSKDLIYKLVDEYSLFYLRFIEHSRATGPGTWIRRSSSPSWRSWSGMAFEGICQKHSLQIKQALGISGIYTEASAWRSNTAQIDLLLDRQDGCINICEMKFSNTTFTVDKSYAAELQRKLTNFRDKTNTSKTLFLTMVTTYGVKDNQYKTALVQQEVTMEDLFKRTFPVAIF; encoded by the coding sequence ATGGAAAAACTAATTGGCAGAGAAGATGAAAAAAAAATATTACAGGAAGCACTTTCCTCTTCCGGAGCCGAGTTGATAGCCATATACGGGCGGAGAAGAGTTGGCAAAACCTTTCTGGTTCGCCAGGTTTACCAGGATCGGATACTCTATGAATTCTCTGGCGTGCATAATGCTTCAGTCAAAGAACAACTCGAAAATTTTCGAAATGCGATTGCCATTACGTTAAATACGCCAATACTGCCAGCGATACCCAAAAACTGGACTGAAGCGTTTCTATTACTGACTCAGTTAGTTGCTCCCAGGCTCAAAAAACAAAAAACAGCCATCTTCTTTGATGAATTTCCCTGGCTGAGTTCCCCCAAGTCTGGCTTCCTGCCTGCATTTGAATACTTCTGGAATTCCTGGGGATCCAGGCAGGCAGGTTTGGTAATAGTCATTTGTGGCTCAGCAGCTTCCTGGATGATCCAGCGCGTAGTAAACAATAAGGGAGGGCTTCATAACCGAATCACCAGGAGAATACGCCTTCTGCCCTTCAACCTGCAGGAGACATCTTCCTACCTGAAAAGCCTTTTCGTGAATCTGGACCATTACCAGATGCTCCAGATCTACATGGCACTGGGCGGCATCCCCCATTATTTAAAGGAAATCAGAAAAGGAGAAAGCGCCACCCAGGTCATTGACCGGCTGTGCTTTACCAAAGATGGTCTGCTTACTACTGAATTTATGAACCTGTATAATTCCTTATTCGAAATGGCAGAACGCCACGTTTCGGTTGTAAAGGCATTGGCGACGAAGGCAGCCGGCCTTACACGCAATGAGATTATACAAGAAGCTGGTCTGCAAAGTGGCGGCACCACTACCAGACTATTAGAAGAGCTTGTCCAGTCAGGCTTCGTGGGAACTTATCTGCCGTTTGGAAAAAATTCAAAAGATCTCATCTATAAACTGGTTGACGAATACAGCCTGTTCTACCTTAGGTTCATTGAACATTCGAGGGCAACCGGCCCGGGCACCTGGATCAGGCGATCTTCTTCTCCATCCTGGAGGAGCTGGAGTGGGATGGCGTTTGAAGGCATTTGCCAGAAACACTCTCTGCAAATCAAACAGGCGCTGGGCATTTCCGGCATCTATACGGAAGCATCCGCCTGGCGATCCAATACTGCGCAGATAGATTTGTTACTCGACCGGCAGGACGGTTGTATTAACATCTGTGAAATGAAATTTTCAAACACGACATTTACGGTCGATAAATCTTATGCTGCAGAACTACAGCGTAAACTCACCAATTTTCGGGATAAAACCAACACCTCCAAAACCTTATTTTTAACCATGGTAACGACCTATGGAGTAAAGGATAATCAGTATAAGACGGCATTAGTTCAGCAGGAAGTGACGATGGAAGATTTGTTTAAACGGACATTTCCTGTAGCGATATTTTGA
- the rpmA gene encoding 50S ribosomal protein L27, translated as MAHKKGEGSVKNGRDSQSKRLGVKIFGGQSAISGNIIVRQRGTVYHPGKNVGIGRDFTIFAVADGVVEFRKGRENKTYISVRAFDTTAQAEA; from the coding sequence ATGGCACATAAAAAAGGTGAAGGTAGTGTAAAGAACGGCCGCGACTCCCAAAGTAAAAGACTGGGAGTGAAAATCTTCGGTGGTCAGTCAGCTATCTCTGGTAACATTATTGTTCGTCAAAGAGGTACTGTTTACCATCCTGGTAAAAATGTAGGTATTGGTAGAGATTTTACCATTTTCGCAGTTGCAGATGGCGTGGTTGAATTCAGAAAAGGTCGCGAAAACAAAACTTACATTTCTGTTAGAGCATTTGATACCACTGCTCAGGCGGAAGCCTAA
- the rseP gene encoding RIP metalloprotease RseP, with protein sequence MTTEVILVKAAQLILSLSILVVLHELGHFIPAKLFKTRVEKFYLFFDPWFSLFKFKKGETEYGVGWLPLGGYVKISGMIDESMDREQMAKPPQPWEFRSKPTWQRLIIMIGGVTVNILLAFFIYAMTLWVWGDTYLPNASVKYGVVTDSLARSIGMQDGDKIVAIDHRPVEKFESIAKNILLHEAKSIQVNREGKELNLTVPEGFGNALLKQRGAFVMPRMPYIADSTRAGSAAAKVGVQSGDRLIAINGMDVPFYDQFAKEIKKHKSEDVIVSVVRGKDTLNLAAKLSEKGEFGVYPRLMLNLDTTKYTFLQALPAGVSESVDKLVSYVQQLRLIFVSKEVKVTESVGGFMTIGNLFPEMWDWRVFWEMTAFLSIVLAFMNILPIPGLDGGHVLFLLYEIVTGRKPNEKFMEYAQIAGMLILLSLLLFANGLDLWRNLLKKFF encoded by the coding sequence ATGACAACAGAGGTTATATTGGTGAAAGCCGCGCAGTTAATACTGTCTCTTTCTATTTTGGTAGTGTTGCATGAGTTAGGCCACTTTATCCCGGCCAAGCTGTTTAAGACCAGGGTGGAGAAATTTTATTTATTCTTTGATCCATGGTTTTCCCTCTTCAAATTCAAAAAAGGCGAAACGGAGTATGGAGTTGGCTGGTTGCCATTAGGCGGCTATGTGAAGATATCCGGCATGATAGATGAAAGCATGGACCGGGAACAGATGGCCAAGCCTCCCCAGCCCTGGGAGTTCCGGTCTAAACCCACCTGGCAGCGACTGATCATTATGATTGGGGGCGTAACGGTGAATATTCTGCTGGCATTTTTTATTTACGCCATGACATTGTGGGTTTGGGGAGATACCTACCTTCCCAATGCTTCCGTGAAATACGGTGTGGTAACAGATTCGCTGGCCCGCAGTATTGGTATGCAGGATGGAGATAAGATTGTGGCGATTGATCACCGTCCGGTTGAGAAGTTTGAATCTATAGCAAAGAATATACTGTTGCATGAGGCAAAGAGTATACAGGTGAACCGTGAAGGAAAAGAGCTGAACCTGACGGTGCCAGAAGGTTTTGGTAACGCCCTGCTGAAGCAGAGAGGCGCATTTGTGATGCCGCGTATGCCTTATATCGCCGACAGCACCCGTGCTGGCAGTGCCGCTGCTAAAGTAGGCGTGCAGTCCGGCGACCGGCTGATTGCTATCAATGGGATGGACGTACCTTTTTACGACCAGTTTGCCAAAGAAATCAAGAAACATAAGAGTGAAGATGTAATTGTGAGTGTAGTCAGGGGAAAAGATACCCTTAACCTGGCCGCTAAGCTCAGTGAAAAAGGCGAGTTTGGCGTATATCCGCGCCTGATGCTGAATCTGGATACTACGAAGTATACCTTTTTACAGGCACTTCCGGCCGGGGTAAGTGAAAGCGTTGACAAGCTGGTATCCTACGTGCAACAGCTGCGCCTGATCTTTGTTTCCAAAGAAGTTAAAGTAACTGAATCTGTTGGCGGCTTTATGACTATAGGCAACCTGTTCCCCGAAATGTGGGACTGGCGGGTGTTCTGGGAGATGACCGCATTTTTATCGATCGTACTGGCATTTATGAATATACTCCCCATTCCGGGGCTTGATGGCGGGCACGTATTGTTCCTGCTGTACGAGATCGTTACCGGCCGTAAGCCTAACGAAAAGTTCATGGAATATGCCCAGATTGCCGGGATGCTGATCCTGCTCAGTTTGTTGCTGTTTGCCAATGGCCTGGATCTATGGCGAAACCTGCTCAAGAAATTCTTCTAA
- a CDS encoding GH3 auxin-responsive promoter family protein — protein sequence MKFKSLLAKPFASIVHNKIKKEMTRAVEDQEAILQELIKTGRKTEFGADHKFNGVQNYEEFRQAVPLRDYEQFKPYIERIKEGKQNVLWKGQPIYLAKTSGTTSGIKYIPISKDSVSNHIDTARNALLNYMGETGNTAFADGKMIFLSGSPELERVGGIPTGRLSGIVNHHIPRYLRTNQLPSYETNCIDDWETKLDKIVDETLNQDMTLISGIPPWVQMYFDRLMERTDGKRIKEIFKNFDVLVYGGVNFEPYRAKLMASIGAPIHTIETFPASEGFFAFQDTQDQEGLLLNTNSGIFYEFIPANEIFNENPTRLSLKDVQTGVNYAMIINSNAGLWGYNLGDTVKFVSVNPYRLLVTGRIKHFISAFGEHVIGEEVEYSLMKAAAEENVQITEFTVAPMVQTNGELPYHEWFVEFENMPGNLAAFAEKVDKLMREKNIYYNDLLTGNILQPLKIRPVRKQGFIDYMKAIGKLGGQNKVPRLSNDRKLADELAAYLLK from the coding sequence ATGAAGTTTAAATCACTGCTGGCCAAACCATTTGCTTCCATTGTCCATAATAAGATAAAGAAGGAAATGACCAGGGCGGTAGAAGATCAGGAGGCTATCCTGCAGGAGCTGATAAAGACAGGCAGAAAGACGGAATTCGGGGCAGATCATAAGTTTAACGGTGTGCAGAACTATGAAGAGTTCAGGCAGGCTGTGCCATTAAGAGACTATGAACAGTTTAAGCCTTATATAGAAAGGATTAAAGAGGGCAAGCAGAACGTACTGTGGAAAGGGCAGCCTATTTATCTGGCTAAGACCTCCGGCACCACCAGTGGCATTAAATATATACCCATTTCGAAGGATTCTGTCAGTAATCACATAGATACTGCCCGTAATGCACTGTTGAATTACATGGGAGAAACCGGCAATACTGCTTTTGCAGACGGGAAGATGATCTTTCTTTCCGGTTCCCCTGAACTGGAGCGGGTGGGCGGAATCCCTACCGGCAGGCTTAGTGGAATTGTGAATCATCATATTCCGCGGTATTTGCGTACGAATCAGCTGCCATCTTATGAAACCAATTGTATTGATGACTGGGAAACGAAGCTGGACAAGATAGTAGACGAAACGCTCAATCAGGATATGACCTTGATCAGCGGGATACCACCATGGGTACAGATGTATTTCGACCGGCTGATGGAGCGTACGGACGGGAAGCGGATCAAAGAGATATTCAAGAATTTTGATGTGCTGGTATATGGCGGTGTGAACTTTGAGCCCTACCGGGCTAAGCTGATGGCGTCGATCGGTGCACCGATACATACCATTGAAACCTTTCCGGCATCAGAAGGTTTCTTTGCTTTCCAGGATACCCAGGATCAGGAAGGACTGCTGCTGAACACTAATTCCGGGATCTTTTATGAATTTATTCCGGCCAATGAGATTTTTAACGAAAATCCTACCCGACTGTCGCTAAAAGACGTGCAAACAGGCGTAAATTACGCTATGATCATCAACAGCAATGCAGGATTGTGGGGCTATAACCTGGGGGATACGGTGAAATTTGTATCCGTAAACCCTTACCGGTTGCTGGTGACAGGCCGTATTAAGCATTTTATATCTGCTTTCGGCGAACATGTGATCGGCGAGGAAGTTGAGTACAGCCTGATGAAGGCGGCTGCTGAGGAAAATGTGCAGATCACAGAGTTTACAGTAGCACCAATGGTACAAACCAATGGCGAACTGCCTTACCACGAATGGTTTGTGGAATTTGAAAACATGCCGGGGAACCTGGCTGCTTTTGCCGAAAAGGTGGATAAGCTGATGAGGGAAAAGAACATTTACTATAATGATTTGCTGACAGGAAATATTTTACAACCCCTAAAAATACGACCGGTAAGAAAACAGGGCTTTATTGACTATATGAAAGCTATTGGAAAACTCGGCGGGCAAAACAAAGTGCCTCGTTTAAGCAATGACAGAAAGCTGGCCGACGAGCTGGCAGCCTATCTGCTGAAATAA
- a CDS encoding Crp/Fnr family transcriptional regulator, with protein MNNLPGDEYASLCSNMLEQRYSKGEVIFREGGAATGVFLIKKGKIKKYKVDKLGKEHIIYVANSGLIGYHAILAEERYPDSAATLEESVIAFIPKEDFLTALETSKVLSYRLLKTLSHEFTVLTNSISVFARRSVRERLAIALIVLRERFKAETLPEEDIIINVSRGDLANMVGTGNENIVRLLTEFKAAGILTTSGRKICISDIRELVRMSGSGNEK; from the coding sequence TTGAACAATCTTCCAGGAGATGAGTATGCCTCTCTTTGTTCCAACATGCTGGAACAACGGTACAGTAAAGGGGAGGTTATCTTCAGAGAAGGAGGAGCAGCCACCGGTGTTTTCCTGATAAAAAAGGGAAAGATAAAAAAGTATAAAGTTGACAAACTCGGGAAAGAGCATATAATATACGTGGCCAATTCAGGCCTAATCGGCTATCATGCCATTCTCGCAGAAGAGCGCTACCCCGACTCCGCTGCGACTTTAGAGGAAAGTGTTATCGCATTTATTCCTAAAGAGGATTTTCTAACTGCACTGGAAACATCGAAGGTCCTGTCCTACAGGTTACTTAAAACACTAAGTCATGAATTTACAGTGCTGACCAATAGCATTTCTGTTTTTGCCCGGCGGTCGGTCAGGGAACGACTGGCGATTGCCCTGATTGTATTGCGGGAGCGGTTTAAAGCCGAAACCCTGCCTGAAGAAGATATTATCATCAATGTATCCCGGGGAGATCTGGCCAATATGGTGGGAACTGGTAACGAGAACATTGTCAGGCTTTTAACGGAATTTAAGGCTGCCGGTATTTTAACTACTTCCGGGAGAAAGATTTGCATTAGTGATATCAGGGAACTTGTCAGGATGTCTGGCAGTGGTAATGAGAAGTAA
- a CDS encoding restriction endonuclease, with the protein MFFQKNTNNKGRDFEDYVHRIYDMMLNMDIAYTDEIVVTKNAKIRVGSYTNEFDIYYEFTKAGVRHRVAIECKNTNAPVDKGRVHEFESKIRKVNNLIGVIVSVSGFQKGAAALAKESGIITLHIDELPNFFQLIALQLKKTFLPDSKQRGEPFYILMEVNLHGELTGSYEINNHNNRNIIFLFISRKHADEYIRRKNIKDLQPRALKQESFEYVILMANRQHANFGVIIIPADANANYMCMEISPDVLREEYYYIT; encoded by the coding sequence ATGTTTTTTCAGAAAAATACAAATAATAAGGGGAGGGATTTCGAAGATTATGTTCATCGTATCTACGATATGATGCTTAACATGGATATTGCCTATACGGATGAAATTGTAGTTACAAAGAATGCTAAAATTCGGGTAGGTAGTTATACGAATGAATTTGATATCTATTACGAGTTTACAAAAGCTGGAGTTCGGCATAGGGTTGCTATTGAATGCAAAAATACAAATGCTCCGGTTGATAAAGGTAGAGTGCATGAGTTTGAATCAAAAATAAGAAAGGTGAACAATCTTATCGGAGTGATTGTTTCCGTGTCAGGTTTTCAAAAAGGAGCCGCTGCATTAGCAAAGGAAAGTGGAATAATTACTCTGCACATTGATGAGCTACCAAATTTTTTTCAGCTGATAGCTTTGCAATTAAAGAAAACGTTTTTACCTGACTCTAAACAAAGAGGAGAGCCATTTTATATTCTTATGGAAGTTAATTTACATGGTGAATTAACCGGAAGTTATGAGATAAATAATCATAATAATAGAAATATTATCTTCTTGTTTATTTCAAGAAAGCATGCAGATGAGTACATTAGGCGTAAAAATATAAAAGATTTGCAGCCCCGTGCTCTAAAACAAGAATCATTTGAATATGTGATATTGATGGCTAATCGTCAACACGCCAATTTTGGGGTAATTATTATTCCGGCAGATGCTAATGCGAATTATATGTGTATGGAGATATCACCCGATGTGTTAAGAGAAGAGTACTATTATATAACATAG
- a CDS encoding 1-deoxy-D-xylulose-5-phosphate reductoisomerase, whose protein sequence is MNKRKIAIFGSTGSIGIQALDVIAAHPDLFSVEVLTAQQNADLLIEQALKFKPNAVVIGNEEKYKEVKDILFDKGIKVFAGPKAMVEVATWSSIDMMLAAIMGFAGLAPTLAAIEQGTPVALANKETLVVAGDIVMATARRKNVSVVPVDSEHSAIFQCLQGEPFSKVEKVILTASGGPFLGKKPNFLINVKKDHALQHPNWSMGAKITIDSATLMNKGLEMIEARWLFGLAPESIEVVVHPQSVIHSMVQFVDGSLKAQMGLPDMKLPIQYALGYPDRIQNDFPRLSFRNYPTLTFEQPDTKTFRNLAIAMESMHKGGNAACVMNAANEEVVNAFLKNRIGFLQMTEVIEETLVKVPFIAAPTLHDYYECDNAAREHAASLINAIVI, encoded by the coding sequence ATGAACAAACGAAAGATTGCTATCTTCGGATCTACCGGATCCATTGGAATACAGGCGCTGGACGTGATTGCCGCCCATCCTGATTTATTCAGTGTGGAAGTACTGACTGCACAGCAGAATGCGGACCTGCTGATAGAACAGGCCCTGAAGTTCAAGCCGAATGCGGTAGTGATTGGAAATGAAGAGAAGTATAAGGAGGTAAAAGACATCTTATTTGATAAAGGCATCAAGGTTTTTGCGGGCCCTAAAGCGATGGTGGAAGTGGCTACCTGGAGCTCCATTGATATGATGCTGGCTGCCATCATGGGATTTGCCGGCCTGGCGCCCACCTTGGCAGCAATAGAACAGGGAACCCCAGTGGCCCTGGCTAACAAAGAAACGCTGGTAGTAGCGGGAGATATTGTAATGGCTACCGCCCGCAGGAAAAATGTGTCCGTTGTGCCGGTGGATTCTGAGCATTCGGCCATTTTTCAATGCCTGCAGGGAGAGCCTTTCAGCAAGGTGGAAAAAGTGATCCTCACCGCTTCAGGCGGGCCGTTCCTCGGTAAAAAGCCCAATTTCCTCATTAACGTAAAGAAAGATCATGCCCTGCAGCATCCTAACTGGAGCATGGGTGCTAAAATAACGATCGATTCTGCCACCCTGATGAACAAAGGGCTGGAGATGATCGAAGCCCGGTGGTTGTTTGGCCTGGCTCCGGAAAGTATAGAAGTGGTGGTGCATCCGCAATCCGTCATTCATTCCATGGTGCAGTTTGTGGATGGCTCCCTGAAAGCGCAGATGGGCCTGCCCGATATGAAGCTGCCCATACAATATGCTTTGGGATATCCCGATCGTATTCAGAACGATTTTCCGAGATTATCGTTCCGTAATTATCCGACCCTAACCTTCGAGCAGCCCGATACCAAAACATTCCGGAACCTGGCTATTGCGATGGAGTCGATGCACAAAGGAGGAAACGCCGCCTGTGTGATGAATGCCGCCAATGAAGAAGTGGTGAACGCATTCCTGAAAAACAGGATTGGCTTCCTGCAAATGACTGAGGTGATAGAAGAAACGCTGGTAAAAGTGCCGTTTATAGCTGCCCCGACATTGCATGATTATTACGAGTGCGATAATGCTGCACGTGAACATGCTGCATCCCTTATCAATGCGATAGTTATATAA
- a CDS encoding PrsW family glutamic-type intramembrane protease, with translation MMLLALAVAPGFAICLFIYLLDKYDREPTGLLVKSFLLGMACVVLPLAIQAFAVAAGMRENNGTIIGTAAFAYGIVGISEELAKFLVLVLFAYPKKAFNEPLDGIVYAVMIGMGFATLENISYVAKYGFGTGVARMFLSVPAHATFAILMGYYTGLAKFIPQKATSLLYKGLFIAVFFHGTFDFFLFLGNNILLMGASIITLIFAIRLSIKAIRKDTALSKKLYEEHYFDSNQEQE, from the coding sequence ATGATGCTACTGGCTCTGGCCGTTGCCCCCGGATTCGCGATATGTCTTTTTATCTACCTGCTCGACAAATACGACCGGGAACCAACCGGCCTGTTGGTAAAAAGCTTCCTGCTGGGAATGGCCTGCGTGGTGCTTCCTCTTGCCATACAAGCCTTCGCAGTGGCTGCCGGTATGCGGGAAAACAATGGTACCATTATCGGCACCGCTGCTTTCGCATACGGAATTGTGGGCATTTCGGAAGAATTGGCCAAATTCCTCGTGCTGGTGCTGTTCGCCTACCCCAAAAAGGCCTTCAATGAACCACTGGATGGAATCGTGTACGCCGTTATGATCGGGATGGGATTTGCCACCCTGGAAAATATCTCCTACGTGGCCAAATATGGCTTCGGTACAGGGGTAGCCCGTATGTTCCTTTCAGTACCGGCACATGCCACCTTCGCCATTCTGATGGGATATTATACCGGCCTCGCCAAATTCATTCCGCAAAAAGCTACCAGCCTGCTCTATAAAGGACTCTTCATTGCCGTTTTCTTTCACGGAACATTCGATTTTTTCCTTTTCCTGGGCAATAATATCCTTTTGATGGGCGCTTCTATCATCACACTTATCTTCGCGATCCGCCTATCCATAAAGGCTATACGAAAAGATACTGCTCTGTCGAAGAAGCTGTATGAAGAACATTATTTCGACAGCAACCAGGAACAGGAATAA
- a CDS encoding helix-hairpin-helix domain-containing protein yields MDNSLISDNLSLLSKLMDIHGENSFKAKSFASAAFTIDKLPNQLKDTPREEIFRIKGIGESTGKSILEMLDTRQFTLLNHYVEITPPGILEIMKIKGLGPKKIATIWKELEIESMGELLYACNENRLTLLKGFGAKTQESVRQNIEFYLSNRHRFLYAEVAATGQNLEKQLLELLAPAQVALTGAFRRHSPIIDEIELLIAAPANTIQEQLSLLPDFTLSESNADNLVWLLNEKLKIVTHSCEPAAFYSKLFTTTGSSAFIDKFHSSHAIPHDAASEEAIFSAAGLDYIPPFLREGVNEIALAAQHKLPVVIVPEDIKGIIHSHSNWSDGESSLEEMALAAKAKGLEYLVISDHSRSAFYANGLQIERVLEQHAVIDELNKKLAPFRIFKSIEADILNDGSLDYPDEILAKFDLVIASVHSNLKMTEEKAMDRLLKAIQNPHTTILGHMTGRLLLSRNGYPVNHKAIIDACAASHVVIELNAHPRRLDIDWTWLPYALEKNVMISIDPDAHSIKGFGDVYYGTLAAQKGGVTKNNNLSSYSADMLDNYLLQRKQAKNILP; encoded by the coding sequence ATGGATAACAGCTTAATCTCCGACAACCTCTCCCTGCTGTCTAAACTTATGGACATCCACGGGGAAAATAGCTTTAAGGCTAAATCTTTTGCCAGCGCGGCATTTACGATAGATAAACTACCCAATCAACTGAAAGATACACCCAGGGAAGAGATCTTCCGGATCAAAGGGATCGGGGAATCTACAGGCAAAAGTATCCTGGAAATGCTGGATACACGCCAGTTTACGCTCCTCAACCACTATGTGGAAATCACCCCGCCCGGCATACTCGAGATCATGAAAATCAAAGGCCTGGGCCCTAAAAAAATTGCCACTATCTGGAAAGAACTCGAAATCGAATCCATGGGAGAACTGCTGTATGCCTGTAACGAAAACAGGCTCACACTCCTGAAGGGCTTCGGGGCGAAAACCCAGGAAAGCGTACGGCAGAATATAGAATTCTACCTGTCGAACCGCCACCGGTTCCTGTATGCTGAAGTGGCTGCAACCGGGCAAAACCTGGAAAAACAGCTGCTGGAACTATTGGCACCAGCACAGGTGGCACTCACCGGCGCCTTCCGCCGCCATAGCCCTATCATCGATGAAATAGAGCTCCTCATTGCGGCACCGGCCAATACTATTCAGGAACAACTCTCCCTGCTGCCAGACTTTACGCTCTCTGAAAGCAATGCCGATAACCTGGTATGGTTGCTCAATGAAAAGCTGAAAATCGTTACCCATAGTTGCGAACCGGCTGCTTTCTATAGCAAACTATTCACCACTACCGGTTCCAGCGCTTTTATAGATAAGTTTCATAGCAGTCATGCCATCCCTCATGATGCCGCCTCTGAAGAAGCTATCTTCAGCGCTGCCGGTCTGGACTATATCCCGCCCTTCCTGAGAGAAGGCGTAAACGAAATAGCACTGGCAGCTCAGCATAAATTGCCTGTTGTGATTGTTCCGGAAGACATCAAAGGCATTATCCACTCCCATAGCAATTGGAGCGACGGTGAATCTTCCCTCGAAGAAATGGCCCTCGCTGCAAAAGCCAAAGGCCTGGAATACCTCGTTATCAGCGACCACTCCCGCTCTGCATTCTATGCAAACGGCCTGCAGATCGAACGGGTATTGGAACAACATGCTGTCATCGATGAACTCAATAAAAAACTGGCTCCTTTCCGCATTTTCAAGAGCATAGAAGCCGATATTCTCAACGATGGCTCATTGGATTATCCGGATGAAATACTGGCTAAATTCGACCTGGTAATCGCATCTGTGCATTCCAATCTTAAAATGACAGAAGAAAAAGCGATGGACCGGCTCCTGAAAGCCATCCAAAACCCACATACTACGATACTTGGCCACATGACGGGCCGGCTCCTGCTAAGCCGGAACGGCTACCCGGTGAACCACAAGGCCATCATAGATGCCTGCGCTGCCAGCCATGTAGTAATTGAGCTCAATGCTCATCCCCGCCGCCTGGACATCGACTGGACCTGGCTTCCGTACGCACTGGAAAAAAACGTGATGATCTCCATCGACCCGGATGCCCACAGTATAAAAGGATTCGGTGATGTGTACTATGGGACCCTCGCTGCACAAAAAGGCGGTGTCACCAAAAACAATAACCTCAGCAGCTATAGCGCTGATATGCTGGATAACTATCTCCTGCAACGTAAACAAGCTAAAAATATCCTCCCATGA
- the rplU gene encoding 50S ribosomal protein L21 produces the protein MSIRKQKVTFAEIIFWIIMFAVVKIAGQQFKVQKDQEIFVQQLQGNIGDKVEFSEVLLTDNGGKLSVGTDVKSVVKAEILAHVQGDKVIAFKMKRRKGFRKKVGHRTHFTRIKINEIA, from the coding sequence TTGTCTATTAGAAAACAAAAGGTTACTTTTGCGGAAATTATATTTTGGATAATTATGTTTGCAGTTGTAAAAATAGCAGGACAGCAGTTCAAAGTACAAAAAGACCAGGAAATTTTTGTACAGCAGTTACAGGGAAATATTGGAGATAAAGTTGAATTCTCCGAAGTACTGTTAACTGATAACGGTGGTAAGCTGTCAGTAGGCACTGATGTAAAATCAGTAGTAAAAGCAGAGATTCTGGCTCATGTTCAGGGTGATAAAGTTATCGCTTTCAAAATGAAGAGAAGAAAAGGCTTCAGGAAGAAAGTTGGTCACCGTACCCACTTTACAAGAATCAAAATCAATGAAATAGCTTAA